cccacagataggTTACAGTTAGAGAGGTACcgctttcaaatagcattatgctgctttaaatcagccgttaaaatcgttatatttgaattcaagtacaattttgtaacaatatattaaaataatatatgttTGAGAAGTCGGCTTGGCATTTTACAGCACATAAGTTCAACGACTTCTACGTCCATCTCTTGTAAGAAATTGGGTGCGTTCCTAGTCTTTAACCAACGCAGATTTTTGGATACATAATTACATTTTGAGCTTTATTCACTTTgttcaacgtttctccaatttttgtattccttccaaaaaaaataagatttgtcgaggtcatcaaaataggtattttttgtgagtCAAATCTCTATCTCGTTGGAGCTAAATCTCTATCCGCCGAGAcaatttcttcaggtttggaaacaagaaatagccACTCGGCGCTAAATCCGAAGAATATGGATTCTTGCCAtgaaaactgcacatgtgtgtacccttttatgcacccgattgtgagcaaatgcGGCAatcatcttgcggaaagctttctcatatccaagtgatcattcaaaattaaaaccacTGAGCTATGTGAGATGCCTTTGGATTCCACAATCTCTTGCACTTCCAATCTCCGaacggccaacaccatatcatgaattatttcaattgtttcgggtgtagagagcTCGGGTGTAGAGAGCTGGGCGTCGAGaatgttcggcatcttccgtgcttttatggccacaacgaaattcagtaatcaacttttttaccattgaaatttagtgcagagttcccatagtatttatcaagcttagtctttatttgagtgatggttttttccCGAAAAAAAAGTAATAGTAATGAGAAGACGAACGAAATACacttatttccaatttttcctcaagtcacgaggtagtctgctatcaatggctgtcaaacacaagcTAAATGTCgaagcttgttcaaattttgacaggagacaactgacagatgcctgttgacaggaacAGTTTTGccttttcagttaagagccCCGTATATTCCTTGtactcgtttttttttttgcgataaaATCCGAACGAcaacagttttttaaaatatctttttgtatttttatttattgcataTTATTATCCTGCAATATTGGCTGCTTCcgaaatgtattttttcaaaCTCGTGAAAAAGCTGTGGGGCTTTTATACCTCTGGCAGTTCTCACGCTGCGCGAACAACAAACTCTAAGACTACCAACCACTCTACCAGAGCCTTCAAACAATCTAACTTACATCTATTATGAACAAATTTCAAtggtttcatataaaaattaactgttGACTCTCTTGGGCGATTGTTCAGGCAAggtaataaatacataaaatttatacatattttaagacaattattataaatacataaaaaaaactttagtttatatttttggtagCCCTGTTTAttgctttaaaattattaatttaacacCTGTAAACAGAATTATCAATTGTACTTTGTTCCGACTAAAAATTTATTACGAATCAAATTGCGACTCATAGATTAAATTCATATCAATTTGGCTGGCACAAATCGGGAATAGTTTTCCAACTAcatattattttcaacattgTTGTAGATCTTCCATcataattcaaaatatgtatttaagttaaGCAAGCAATCACgtcattaattattattttcatcgGAAATTGAAACGTTTGCAAATATGTATGATTTTAAATCCAATagaatgtattttaaaatcaataactgatacaaatatatttggagAATAAATtgcgtaaaaaatatttaaattcgtttattaaaaaataaaaaaaaaaactacacacaGTTCTGGAGATGCCGGGGTTTGAACCCGGGACTTCTCACATGCGAAGCGAGCGCTCTACCACTGAGCTACATCCCCAAGTAACGCCCCGCTTGCCAAAAATAACATTTCAACTCAGCGCACACACACTgctttatatttagtttttttttttttttgcacaaaatcaTGCATGTGAAGTAGGGATGAATCATCGTTTTTATGCTTTcgctatttttaaatatgtacataagtagttgttgttgttttttatttatgctttccatattttgataaatagtGTAGGAAAAATTAATAGGGACaaccaaaaatttcaatattttcttaaatttttacatcaacTTTTCTATGTTGCGTTTCTTGCATTAATTCTCAaaattgattcaaattgaattataaaacagaaaaaaaaattttcaaagcgTTTTTATACCAATGACTAAATATAATTACCTAACtcagtccgtctgtctgttgaaatcaattttctgaagaccccagatatcttctggttccaaatcttcaataattctgtcagacatgctttcgagaagtttgctatttaaaatcagcaaaatcggtccacaaatggctgaaatatgaggaaaaaacaaggaaatcctcgatttttgacctatatatagattaagtcattaatatagacaatatggatatctaatgatagatatttcaaagacctttgcaatgacgtatataaaaccatagtaagttggacctaaaatgggtcaaaatcggaaaaatattttttaacccgatttttttcacaaacaattttttttcgctaaatattaaaaaaaattaaaaaactaaaaaaaaatttttaaattaaaaaaaaaaatttaaaattaaaaaaaacaattcaaaaaattgttttcttcaaaaaattaaaaactaaaaaaaaataaattttgtttacttaaaaatattaaaaaattttattttgaagtataatttgtttattctagtttccgctctttgTTTCTCTATGATTATAACCTCCTAATTCAGAAACACGTACGAAAAACAATTCtcagatttaaaaattatttgaatactgagtgaatttcatacaaaataaatcgtcccctcaataaaacaatagtgcataagcatatacaccataaGGGTTCCACTGAAATCTGGAATGagcatcacagggaacctgtaccgaacgcaactgattcgtttgaagcgagcattggcagaaaaacaacactcggccacttgttgcaataccttttaaaaactatcTATTTAAGTGAATGGGATGTTccgcctcacccgccttatagtccagaccttgcatcgatgcagaacgctctctctgggaatcgcttcactttggaacagagtatccgaaattggtttgattcgttcatggcctcaaaagatgagcagttctcttgtctcagaatccatatgctactttgaataaatttgaattgtacaaatattttaaaataaaagctaaaaattttaaaaaatcccgcatacTATTTCACGAATTGGTGGcccggcttaaccgactcttaggacattttagcttgaaaggcaataacaaccaatgtgaaatattaggacattatgacatgataggagtagtgaattgaccaaatatgtatgtacttttaatgaatttgtatatTTGATAACAACGGAAAATACATACTTAAAATTTAGAGCTATGGTCTCTTTTTTGAGAACTATCCCCCCTGTCACAGAAATCCATTTCGATCGAAAGTGGAAATGAAAGGCCTGTCACAggattccattccgatcgaaagtggaatcaATTCCGTAATTTGCTTATttacaaaaagtaaaacgaaaattcgttcagttttcaaagtgaaattgatatttgtttgtatttatttatttttcttaaaattttaataaatttctgcaccaaaaacttcacttttgttttaatataaaaacgctgtcaaattaagatctgaaatacagaattattaaatattttttgaattaacaaattacacggaatcAGAATAACCTAaacggaataaaaactacggaattgaaaccattccgaacgaaatgtgtgacaggcctgttaattccgttttttgcttcttcagaaaaagtaaaactatttatttttcggaatgaaaccactttcagttttcataGACAAATATGGACTCTTACTAGTATTTAAATATctttggaaaaacaattttattcaattttattttattcaataaaattgatTGAAATTGTAAACAGGAGGCATGATATCTCATTGCAACTAGAATGAAAGAGGATCATAAACGAAGACCTACAATGTGGGACATCCCGAAATAATATCATGCCTCTGCAAGCATCCGTATTTGGAAAATTCCGCTTGTTTGGGATAATAAAACCTGATATACACATAGAACAAAGATGTTTCTCaattaatttaacaataaaatatacgTTAAACATAGTTGTCGGCGTTTGtgacaatatacatacatatgtatatatcacACTCCGAAAAACTTTAGTAACATGATTATGGTATTTTTTgcagagaccaaaaataactgttataaaattttttgagactgaaaaagttaggcataaatcaataaataatttttacgttttcaaatgagagttattcataataaatattttttttcgttgctcataacttttattttcgatttatatttttttacgttgcatAATAACTGTtattcataatatattttttttacgttgctcataacttttattttcgatttgtatgtttttaagttgcctaataagagttattctaaagaatatatttttttcgttgctcataactcaaaAGAAGTTTCTTTCGTCATCTTGCTTGCATTTTATTAGTACATACATTGTCTTTAACCTTTAAAGTCGCGTGTTTTTTCTGtctgtgtgttttttaattatgaagaatattgtttcacaatcaatgttttagcaaacacattgtccgccaagttgcaccttttctcagtcaacaaaatacgcaaagcggaaaatgctctttcaacagaaagccgtttagccggcagttcatagacaatatgaacctatttatttaaaaattgcaggTTTAAAGCTCTATTTCAGCTATAGCTGCTAATAACTCTCCCGATGTATTGCCTTTGTCATCTTCTGAAGATAAATCCacttcaagttctctaattgatgTACCGAACAACGAAGACGTATTTAGATTCGTCGATTCGTTAATCAGAAAATCTGATATTGGTTGAAGTGGAAATACTTCAGGTGAAGTtatatcgaaaataaaagttttgagtaacgaaaaaaaatatttattataaataactcttattaggcaacgtaaaaaaatataaatcgaaaataaaagttatgagtaacgtaaaaaaatatttattatgaataactcttataaggcaacgtaaaaacataaaaatcaaaaataaaagctatgagcaacgaaacaaaatatttattatgaaacaaaatatttatttctacaatataacagttatggctaattttttttagatatttcttataacagttatgtctctgATTTTTTGTAGTACAtactgttaaaaaaaacaaaaattttactttcgtGTATGTCCATCTTGTCACAAATGTTTTACTGCGAATATCACTGCAATATGCTAATAATTTTGTCTTTTCTATATCTTTACAGTTATTGTCTTTTACAACAGCAGTATGTTTGATACAACATGTTGCTGCACAGCATGAAAATATACCATACGAAAATGTTGCAAACATTTGTGAAACCTGTGTATGTTTAGAAACTCAAGCTGTTGCCAACAAAAATCAAACACATCACAACACTTTGAGTTGTGTGATGAAAGGTTTCAAGCACATACTGGCAAGATGGCCAGAGGAATTTGGCAAACATAATTATAAAGGTACATTTGAATACTTTTCttatatatatgtagtttgtaATCACAAGCTAATGGTCGttcattttctttaaatagaTAACATAATTGTTGCCAGTTTTTCGGGCAACACAATCGACATTTTACAGCAACTACCTTCTACCAATAGCACATTGAGTTTTGCTTGCCGCCATTGTGGCATCAAACATTTGCAAGCACCCACGTTTATGGATGTaccaaatataatttcattggATTTGGCCTACAACGAGATCACAAACGATGAATTGACACCAGATGTTTTCAGAGGACCCTATCATATTACCAGTTATGAACCGATTGCTCTAAAAGAATTGGATTTGAGTCACAATAAACTTAGTTCTTTGGATCGACGCATATTTGAGCATACGCCCAATATAACAAAGTTAAACTTAAGTTGGAAtgattttaaggttttagataATCCAACAACTATGGCTTTAGCTTCAGCGTCCTTGTTGCAGGTGAGTTGTAGTGCTATTAACTCAATAATATGTAtgcaacaaacatttaaatattcacATTCCAGGATCTTGATCTTTCCCATACTGGAATTAAATCTATGGCTACGGTTATTTTCGAAAAACTTACGtctttgaaaacattaaatttggCCGGCAATGATTTTGTTCACTTGcctgaaaattttcaattgattGGCCAAAGTATGCGTAGCTTAAATTTAGCTGGCAATAAATTCAATGACTTTAGCGAAGGCAGTTTTCTGGGTTTGAAAGCATTGTTGCGTCTAAACATTAGTGGCATGCCGAATTTGAAGAGCATACAGAATAACACATTTTCTCGCTTGGAGCACTTAACACATTTAGATTGCTCAAACAATCACAAGTTGGAAACATTCGATTTAGATAGTTTGATGCATTGTGGTAACTTGACTTATGTAAGTAAATTTGAGTGTgtttaatctttttttatatttttttttaaatctttaacgTTTTGTTTACAGCTGGACATCTCATACTGTAGCCTAACAACTTTAAACCTCAACATGGATCTGTCATCGGTGTCTGCAGCCAATAATACCAATGTCACCCTACCAAAACCTTGGCCGCTACTAAAAACCTTCAAAACTATTGGCAATCTATGGATgtgtgattgtcaattatttcaAGTGCTAGAATACACTGGTTCCCACCATCTGTATGCAGATGAACCGATACGTTGTGATGGTCCCTATATATTTGCGGGTGCTCGCTTGTCAAATTTAACATCAACACAAATCTGTTCGATGGAAATTCCCATAAAATACAAAGTTATCGATGAGGATCCGCCACGTTTTCGACGTAAACGATATATTATATTAACCGTTATTACAGCGTCAGTTGTAGTGGTATTGGGTTTAATTATCGGTTTTATAGTGGTGTGCATACGAAGGCGTTTAAAAAGGGATGATTTTGGCGTGGAACCTATACGTTATACCAGTGTCCGTAGTAGCAATTTATCAGCATTTTCACAAGGTCATACTAATGGTGCTCTCAGTAATGGTAGTGTTTGATGaattaatattcaaaataataactCCTCAACTAATAATTTAAGGCTGAGTTAGAGCAGTTAAAAAGGGGCATACAAATTGTTTGTAGTTTgggaaaactattttaaataaaaaggttccattaatttagttttaaggacgttttatttttatattaccataaaaaaattgtgtaagataaaaaaatttatatgaatttttgacCAAAgattgttaataataattttatgtacGATATCTATCcctgaattttgtttatttatatgccTATAATATTAGATATCTGCCgttcaaaatattgaatatttgccatttttaatattttttattgtttttaatttgtactTAACTTTATATACCACATACATTATAAGTTGTAGCTTTATTTATTCTGGTTTGTAAATaagagaaaatttatttatatttaataaaaaaaatgtaaatttacagCTTGTACAACCATTATTAAAGCTTCAGTCcgggaaaaaatttgatatatCATTTATAAATTTGCTTAGTTTGAATCGGacgaattaaattatttgcaaCAAATATATGACAAATACTATAACCGCAAGTCCGCTAACAAATCTTAAACATATCGAACAACATAGAATAtatcttctatatatgtatactagGTTGACCCTGTGCGCTTTGCTACCCCTGTCgaagtaaaatgaaaaaaaaaaatgtgaaaagattttataagcaaataaatacatgccgttgaaggtataaaaaatatcctgtgattttaaaaaatcttgaagctttttttaagatattc
The nucleotide sequence above comes from Calliphora vicina chromosome 1, idCalVici1.1, whole genome shotgun sequence. Encoded proteins:
- the LOC135963923 gene encoding P-granule-associated novel protein 1, with the translated sequence MDIYSILLLLSFTTAVCLIQHVAAQHENIPYENVANICETCVCLETQAVANKNQTHHNTLSCVMKGFKHILARWPEEFGKHNYKDNIIVASFSGNTIDILQQLPSTNSTLSFACRHCGIKHLQAPTFMDVPNIISLDLAYNEITNDELTPDVFRGPYHITSYEPIALKELDLSHNKLSSLDRRIFEHTPNITKLNLSWNDFKVLDNPTTMALASASLLQDLDLSHTGIKSMATVIFEKLTSLKTLNLAGNDFVHLPENFQLIGQSMRSLNLAGNKFNDFSEGSFLGLKALLRLNISGMPNLKSIQNNTFSRLEHLTHLDCSNNHKLETFDLDSLMHCGNLTYLDISYCSLTTLNLNMDLSSVSAANNTNVTLPKPWPLLKTFKTIGNLWMCDCQLFQVLEYTGSHHLYADEPIRCDGPYIFAGARLSNLTSTQICSMEIPIKYKVIDEDPPRFRRKRYIILTVITASVVVVLGLIIGFIVVCIRRRLKRDDFGVEPIRYTSVRSSNLSAFSQGHTNGALSNGSV